A portion of the Flavobacterium magnum genome contains these proteins:
- a CDS encoding amino acid permease has product MAFSDLFRKKTVQDILRQVEKNESDGHNSLGKHLTTRDLTAFGIAAIVGAGIFSTIGKASADGGPAVIFLFLFTALACGFAAFAYAEFASMVPVSGSAYTYSYVAFGEIIAWIIGWALIMEYAIGNITVAISWSDYFTGLLKSGGIDLPQWIQMDYLTASNGFKDATALMATGKPFDSLGEGLQNAYIAWKTAPVLGPLHFVADLPALFIIVLITYLVYRGMKESRNASNLMVVVKLCIILLVIAVGVFYVDTDNWDPFAPNGVAGVLKGVSAVFFAYIGFDAISTTAEECKNPQRDLPRGMMWAIIICTVLYVVIALVLTGMVNYSNLNVGDPLAYVFEKLDLKWMSGIIAVSAVVAMASVLLVFQMGQPRIWMSMSRDGLLPAKFSRVHPRFKTPSYATIVTGFVVAIPALFLNLTMVTDLCSIGTLFAFVLVCAGVLVLQNKKDIPRGKFRTPYINAKFIYPILLIAGITIAFTINNKATMDFLTNEKQVFGPADIVTSLNQEQAMAVHNVLIPQEQGNADLENALASHQQAGDYEIVVASLPIPDSLKYESGFSLFKHKIPMWIFLVVLLALLVWTYRRNLSLIPLLGLISCLYMMAELSVWNWIYFTIWLIIGLVIYFGYSRRHSRLGQIART; this is encoded by the coding sequence ATGGCATTTTCAGATTTATTCCGGAAAAAAACAGTACAGGACATCTTACGACAGGTTGAAAAAAATGAATCGGACGGTCATAACAGTCTCGGCAAGCACCTGACAACCCGAGACTTGACTGCGTTTGGGATTGCGGCCATCGTCGGTGCAGGGATATTCAGTACCATTGGTAAAGCCAGTGCAGATGGAGGTCCGGCAGTAATATTCCTGTTTCTTTTTACGGCGCTCGCATGTGGGTTTGCCGCTTTCGCCTATGCCGAGTTCGCGTCAATGGTACCGGTTTCGGGCAGTGCATATACCTATTCCTATGTGGCTTTTGGTGAAATAATCGCGTGGATCATCGGCTGGGCGCTGATTATGGAATATGCTATAGGGAATATCACGGTCGCTATTTCATGGAGCGACTATTTTACGGGATTACTCAAGAGTGGAGGGATTGACCTGCCTCAATGGATACAAATGGATTACCTGACGGCCTCTAATGGCTTCAAGGACGCGACCGCCCTGATGGCGACGGGCAAACCCTTTGACAGTCTGGGCGAAGGGCTGCAAAACGCGTACATCGCCTGGAAAACGGCGCCGGTACTAGGCCCGCTACACTTTGTGGCAGATTTGCCCGCCTTATTCATTATTGTCCTGATCACTTACCTCGTGTACCGCGGAATGAAAGAATCAAGAAACGCCAGTAACCTGATGGTTGTTGTGAAACTTTGTATCATCCTACTCGTGATCGCAGTTGGCGTTTTTTATGTGGATACTGACAATTGGGATCCGTTTGCGCCAAACGGTGTCGCGGGGGTGTTAAAAGGCGTTTCGGCAGTTTTCTTTGCATACATTGGTTTCGATGCCATTTCCACAACAGCCGAGGAGTGCAAAAATCCCCAGCGTGATCTGCCCAGGGGCATGATGTGGGCAATCATCATTTGTACCGTATTATACGTGGTGATAGCATTGGTGCTTACAGGTATGGTCAATTACAGTAACCTGAATGTGGGCGATCCGCTGGCCTATGTTTTTGAGAAACTGGATTTGAAGTGGATGTCAGGCATTATCGCGGTAAGTGCCGTGGTCGCGATGGCCAGCGTGTTGTTGGTCTTTCAGATGGGACAGCCGCGAATCTGGATGAGCATGAGCCGCGATGGCTTGCTACCGGCAAAATTTTCACGTGTACACCCGAGGTTCAAAACGCCTTCGTACGCAACGATTGTCACGGGTTTTGTGGTGGCAATTCCCGCACTTTTCCTAAACCTCACGATGGTAACCGATCTTTGCAGTATCGGGACGTTATTTGCCTTTGTACTGGTCTGCGCAGGCGTGTTGGTACTGCAGAATAAGAAAGACATCCCACGTGGCAAATTCAGGACACCTTACATCAATGCCAAATTTATTTACCCGATATTGCTTATTGCGGGGATCACGATCGCTTTCACGATTAACAATAAGGCGACGATGGATTTCCTGACCAATGAAAAGCAGGTGTTCGGGCCTGCCGACATTGTCACGTCATTAAATCAGGAACAGGCGATGGCAGTACACAACGTGCTCATTCCACAGGAACAGGGTAATGCCGATCTCGAAAACGCACTCGCAAGCCACCAGCAGGCAGGGGATTACGAAATTGTGGTCGCGTCATTACCGATCCCTGATTCGCTTAAATATGAATCCGGCTTTTCATTGTTCAAACACAAGATCCCGATGTGGATTTTCCTGGTCGTGCTATTGGCACTACTGGTTTGGACGTATCGCAGGAATCTGTCCCTGATACCGCTGCTTGGACTAATCAGCTGCCTCTACATGATGGCCGAACTGAGTGTATGGAACTGGATTTATTTCACCATCTGGCTCATTATCGGTTTGGTAATTTATTTCGGCTACAGCAGGCGCCACAGCAGGCTCGGGCAAATCGCAAGAACTTAA
- the lpdA gene encoding dihydrolipoyl dehydrogenase, translating to MSSFDVVVIGSGPGGYVAAIRCAQLGFNTAIIEKYSTLGGTCLNVGCIPSKALLDSSHHYHDAKSHFAEHGIEISGEIKFNIDQMIARKGTVVDQNTSGIKYLMDKNKITVFEGVGSFEDATHVKVAKNDGTSTVLEAKYTIIATGSKPASLPFISIDKERIITSTEALKLKEVPKHLIIIGGGVIGLELGQVYLRLGAEVSVVEYLDRIIPGMDGGLSKELTKVLKKQGMKFYTSHKVKSVTRDGANVQVQADNAKGETVTLDGDYALVAVGRRPYTDGLAAEKAGVKVTERGQIEVNDHLQTTVPNIYAIGDVIKGAMLAHKAEEEGVFVAETLAGQKPHIDYNLIPGVVYTWPEVAAVGKTEEQLKEAGISYKTGSFPFKALGRSRASGDTDGFVKILADTKTDEVLGIHMIGARTADLIAEAVTAMEFKASAEDIARMSHAHPTYAEAVKEAALGATDNRSLHI from the coding sequence ATGAGTTCATTTGACGTTGTCGTTATTGGTTCAGGACCTGGCGGTTATGTAGCTGCAATCCGTTGCGCGCAGCTCGGTTTCAATACAGCCATCATCGAAAAATACAGCACTTTGGGAGGCACCTGCCTTAACGTTGGCTGTATTCCTTCGAAGGCTTTGCTTGATTCGTCTCACCATTATCATGATGCCAAATCCCATTTTGCAGAGCACGGTATTGAAATTTCAGGCGAAATCAAATTCAACATCGACCAGATGATTGCCCGTAAAGGCACCGTGGTCGATCAAAATACATCGGGAATTAAATACCTGATGGACAAGAATAAGATTACTGTTTTCGAAGGTGTGGGTTCATTTGAAGACGCTACCCACGTCAAGGTGGCTAAAAATGACGGTACGTCGACAGTCCTTGAGGCAAAATACACCATCATCGCTACGGGATCTAAACCCGCGAGCCTGCCATTTATCAGTATCGATAAAGAGCGTATCATCACCTCAACCGAGGCGCTGAAACTCAAAGAAGTGCCTAAGCATCTCATCATCATTGGCGGTGGTGTGATCGGTTTGGAACTCGGTCAGGTGTACCTGAGGCTTGGCGCAGAAGTGTCTGTAGTGGAATACCTCGACAGGATTATTCCGGGTATGGACGGCGGACTTTCGAAAGAACTGACAAAAGTACTCAAGAAGCAGGGGATGAAGTTCTATACGTCGCATAAAGTGAAATCCGTAACGAGGGACGGCGCTAACGTACAGGTTCAGGCGGACAACGCCAAAGGTGAAACAGTTACCCTTGACGGCGATTACGCATTGGTCGCGGTCGGCAGAAGGCCATACACGGACGGACTTGCGGCTGAAAAAGCCGGAGTGAAAGTCACTGAACGGGGACAGATTGAGGTAAATGATCATTTGCAGACGACCGTTCCGAATATTTATGCGATCGGAGATGTGATCAAAGGGGCGATGCTGGCGCACAAAGCCGAGGAAGAAGGGGTTTTTGTTGCCGAAACGCTTGCCGGGCAGAAGCCACACATCGATTACAACCTGATCCCGGGCGTAGTATACACCTGGCCTGAAGTGGCTGCAGTAGGTAAAACCGAAGAACAGCTCAAAGAGGCAGGGATTAGCTACAAGACAGGAAGTTTTCCGTTCAAAGCGCTCGGTAGGTCGCGCGCCAGCGGTGATACGGACGGATTCGTAAAAATATTGGCCGATACCAAAACCGACGAGGTTTTAGGCATTCATATGATCGGCGCACGTACGGCCGATTTGATTGCCGAAGCCGTAACCGCAATGGAGTT